In Nanohaloarchaea archaeon SW_7_43_1, a single window of DNA contains:
- a CDS encoding stress response translation initiation inhibitor YciH (in yeast this protein is involved in start site selection during the initiation of translation) codes for MSENCSKCGMPEDLCVCDDIARDEQKITVKIDTRSFGKEMTVIEGLSDDVDLSELSSTLKTKLACGGTAKNGQIQLQGDHTHRITDVLEEEGFSRNQIEVQN; via the coding sequence ATGTCTGAAAATTGTTCTAAATGCGGAATGCCTGAAGACCTGTGCGTATGCGACGACATAGCGCGGGACGAACAAAAGATAACTGTTAAAATCGATACCAGAAGCTTTGGAAAAGAGATGACCGTCATCGAAGGTCTATCCGACGATGTGGATCTCAGCGAACTCAGCTCCACGCTGAAGACAAAACTGGCATGCGGTGGAACAGCCAAGAATGGACAGATCCAGCTCCAAGGCGACCACACCCACCGAATCACAGATGTTCTGGAAGAAGAAGGCTTCTCACGAAACCAGATAGAAGTCCAGAACTAG
- the rpmC gene encoding 50S ribosomal protein L29, with protein MAILKADEIRNMNERELDEKLADLKKEIVEERGQIETGGFADNPGRIGEIKKTIARIKTIQNED; from the coding sequence ATGGCTATCCTAAAAGCAGACGAGATAAGAAACATGAACGAAAGAGAACTCGATGAGAAACTCGCAGATCTCAAGAAAGAAATCGTAGAGGAGAGAGGACAGATCGAAACCGGTGGATTCGCAGACAACCCTGGAAGAATAGGCGAAATCAAGAAAACCATTGCACGTATCAAAACTATTCAAAACGAGGATTAA
- a CDS encoding 30S ribosomal protein S3, protein MQKKEFIEKGARKVKLHEYLQDELEGAGYSHADIVRTPTSTKIVIHAQKPGLVIGRGGSRIKELTKKTERVFDFENPQIEVNEIENPDADAQIVAQSMADWLEKGGQAKRVGYTYLRRVKESGVLGAEIEVSGKLSGNRGRTEKFSFGYVKRCGNTSQENVDTGYKLARTKPGAIGVKVRLMKEIPDFMHRDVDVEKELIHETVEAPDEAEKPQIIARIIDEADNMTASEIERAVEELEEVQPADVSKEEVRDVFESGDVAEIESEDETEEVEENEPEETSEEEPDADEETPEPDTEETEEQDESATEDSEDETDYEDIVSGTIGDAKDALDNLDDPDYEAALETEKDNKDRKTFKQWLESKKE, encoded by the coding sequence GTGCAGAAAAAAGAGTTTATCGAAAAAGGTGCAAGAAAAGTAAAACTGCACGAATACCTTCAGGACGAACTTGAAGGCGCAGGATACTCACACGCGGACATCGTGAGAACACCGACCTCGACCAAGATAGTTATCCACGCACAGAAACCGGGACTTGTAATCGGAAGAGGCGGAAGCAGAATCAAAGAACTTACGAAGAAAACAGAAAGAGTATTTGATTTCGAGAATCCTCAGATCGAGGTAAACGAAATAGAAAACCCTGACGCCGACGCACAGATCGTAGCACAGTCAATGGCAGACTGGCTGGAAAAAGGCGGACAGGCAAAAAGAGTAGGATACACATACTTGAGAAGAGTAAAAGAATCAGGAGTACTAGGAGCTGAAATCGAGGTATCAGGAAAACTATCAGGAAACAGAGGAAGAACAGAGAAATTCTCGTTCGGATATGTTAAGAGATGTGGGAACACATCACAGGAAAACGTTGATACAGGATACAAACTGGCGAGAACCAAACCGGGAGCAATCGGTGTAAAAGTCCGACTGATGAAGGAAATCCCAGATTTCATGCACAGAGACGTGGATGTGGAGAAAGAACTGATCCATGAAACAGTTGAAGCACCAGATGAGGCAGAGAAACCGCAGATCATCGCAAGGATCATAGATGAAGCGGATAACATGACCGCATCCGAAATCGAGAGAGCGGTCGAAGAACTTGAAGAGGTACAGCCAGCTGATGTCTCCAAGGAAGAAGTAAGAGATGTGTTCGAAAGCGGGGATGTAGCGGAAATAGAGTCAGAAGACGAGACTGAAGAAGTAGAAGAAAACGAACCTGAAGAAACATCCGAAGAAGAACCCGATGCAGACGAAGAGACACCGGAACCGGATACAGAAGAAACTGAGGAACAAGATGAATCAGCCACAGAAGATTCCGAGGACGAAACAGACTACGAGGATATCGTCTCAGGAACTATTGGCGACGCAAAGGATGCATTAGATAATCTTGACGATCCGGACTACGAAGCAGCACTTGAGACAGAGAAAGACAACAAAGACAGGAAAACCTTCAAGCAATGGCTTGAAAGTAAGAAAGAATAA